One region of Manduca sexta isolate Smith_Timp_Sample1 chromosome 25, JHU_Msex_v1.0, whole genome shotgun sequence genomic DNA includes:
- the LOC115446770 gene encoding facilitated trehalose transporter Tret1 isoform X2, which produces MSRGVSVNQVLAAVAVSMGSMIIGFSSAYTSPALETMQNSTVISVSKEQASWIGSLMPLAALAGGVIGGPLVDYMGRRMTILLIAPPFFIGWILIASARIVHMVLAGRALCGLCVGIGSLAFPVYLGETIQPEVRGTLGLFPTAIGNIGILICYLAGKYLDWSQLAYLGAALNIPFFVLMLIIPETPRWYISRGRTENARKALQWLRGKNAKIDTEMHEIALSDAETQSDDSNLRELFTMKYMKAILISLGLMTFQQLSGINAVIFYTVSIFHSSGSSVDENLSTIIVGVVNFVSTFIATALIDRTGRKVLLYISSVIMTITLIVLGTFFYVRNQLHQDVSSLGWLPLMCIMIYLLGFSLAFGPIPWLMMGEILPAKIRGSAASICTAFNWLCTFAVTKSFQNIVDAIEASGTFWLFGCICFAGLFFVVICVPETRGKSLEQIENKMTGRRSVRTRRMSSIANIKPLPNGC; this is translated from the exons ATGTCACGAGGGGTATCAGTTAATcag GTATTAGCTGCTGTAGCCGTATCGATGGGTTCCATGATCATCGGCTTTTCTTCAGCTTACACTTCGCCAGCTCTTGAAACAATGCAAAACAGCACTGTCATATCAGTATCAAAAGAACAG GCAAGTTGGATAGGCAGCCTTATGCCTTTGGCCGCACTCGCTGGTGGTGTCATTGGAGGTCCCCTAGTAGACTACATGGGTCGTCGAATGACAATATTGCTCATCGCTCCACCGTTTTTTATTGGGTGGATATTAATTGCCTCGGCGAGGATAGTACACATGGTGCTTGCTGGACGTGCATTATGCGGATTGTGTGTCGGAATAGGATCGCTTGCATTCCCTGTATATCTTGGTGAAACAATACAACCTGAAGTCCGAGGTACTTTAGGGCTATTCCCGACGGCTATAGGTAATATCGGTATCCTAATTTGTTACTTGGCGGGTAAATATCTAGACTGGTCCCAACTTGCGTACTTGGGAGCTGCTTTGAATAttccattttttgttttaatgcttATAATACCGGAAACACCTCGTTGGTACATTTCCCGTGGCCGTACTGAAAATGCTCGTAAAGCATTACAATGGCTTAGAGGCAAAAATGCGAAAATTGATACTGAAATGCATGAGATTGCGTTATCAGATGCCGAAACCCAAAGTGATGATTCTAATCTAAGGGAACTGTTTACTATGAAATACATGAAAGCAATATTGATATCCCTCGGCCTAATGACATTTCAACAATTGTCAGGCATAAATGCAGTTATATTCTATACTGTTTCTATATTTCATTCATCTGGAAGCTCAGTTGACGAAAATTTATCAACTATAATAGTTGGTGTTGTTAACTTTGTATCTACTTTTATTGCTACTGCACTTATTGACAGGACTGGTCGCAAAGTATTATTGTACATTTCATCAGTAATAATGACGATCACTTTAATTGTTTTGGGTACATTCTTTTACGTAAGAAATCAATTACATCAGGATGTATCTAGTTTAGGATGGTTGCCTCTCATGTGTATCATGATATATTTGCTAGGTTTCTCTCTAGCCTTCGGTCCTATCCCTTGGCTCATGATGGGAGAAATATTGCCAGCAAAAATTAGAGGTAGCGCTGCTTCAATATGCACAGCATTTAATTGGTTGTGCACATTTGCCGTTACAAAATCGTTTCAGAATATTGTAGACGCTATTGAGGCATCGGGCACTTTCTGGCTGTTTGGATGTATATGTTTTGCAGGATTATTTTTCGTAGTAATCTGTGTACCAGAAACTCGAGGTAAAAGTCTcgaacaaattgaaaacaaaatgacAGGACGACGGAGTGTTAGGACACGTAGAATGAGCTCGATTGCTAACATTAAACCATTGCCTAATGGTTGTTAG
- the LOC115446770 gene encoding facilitated trehalose transporter Tret1 isoform X3: MGSMIIGFSSAYTSPALETMQNSTVISVSKEQASWIGSLMPLAALAGGVIGGPLVDYMGRRMTILLIAPPFFIGWILIASARIVHMVLAGRALCGLCVGIGSLAFPVYLGETIQPEVRGTLGLFPTAIGNIGILICYLAGKYLDWSQLAYLGAALNIPFFVLMLIIPETPRWYISRGRTENARKALQWLRGKNAKIDTEMHEIALSDAETQSDDSNLRELFTMKYMKAILISLGLMTFQQLSGINAVIFYTVSIFHSSGSSVDENLSTIIVGVVNFVSTFIATALIDRTGRKVLLYISSVIMTITLIVLGTFFYVRNQLHQDVSSLGWLPLMCIMIYLLGFSLAFGPIPWLMMGEILPAKIRGSAASICTAFNWLCTFAVTKSFQNIVDAIEASGTFWLFGCICFAGLFFVVICVPETRGKSLEQIENKMTGRRSVRTRRMSSIANIKPLPNGC; the protein is encoded by the exons ATGGGTTCCATGATCATCGGCTTTTCTTCAGCTTACACTTCGCCAGCTCTTGAAACAATGCAAAACAGCACTGTCATATCAGTATCAAAAGAACAG GCAAGTTGGATAGGCAGCCTTATGCCTTTGGCCGCACTCGCTGGTGGTGTCATTGGAGGTCCCCTAGTAGACTACATGGGTCGTCGAATGACAATATTGCTCATCGCTCCACCGTTTTTTATTGGGTGGATATTAATTGCCTCGGCGAGGATAGTACACATGGTGCTTGCTGGACGTGCATTATGCGGATTGTGTGTCGGAATAGGATCGCTTGCATTCCCTGTATATCTTGGTGAAACAATACAACCTGAAGTCCGAGGTACTTTAGGGCTATTCCCGACGGCTATAGGTAATATCGGTATCCTAATTTGTTACTTGGCGGGTAAATATCTAGACTGGTCCCAACTTGCGTACTTGGGAGCTGCTTTGAATAttccattttttgttttaatgcttATAATACCGGAAACACCTCGTTGGTACATTTCCCGTGGCCGTACTGAAAATGCTCGTAAAGCATTACAATGGCTTAGAGGCAAAAATGCGAAAATTGATACTGAAATGCATGAGATTGCGTTATCAGATGCCGAAACCCAAAGTGATGATTCTAATCTAAGGGAACTGTTTACTATGAAATACATGAAAGCAATATTGATATCCCTCGGCCTAATGACATTTCAACAATTGTCAGGCATAAATGCAGTTATATTCTATACTGTTTCTATATTTCATTCATCTGGAAGCTCAGTTGACGAAAATTTATCAACTATAATAGTTGGTGTTGTTAACTTTGTATCTACTTTTATTGCTACTGCACTTATTGACAGGACTGGTCGCAAAGTATTATTGTACATTTCATCAGTAATAATGACGATCACTTTAATTGTTTTGGGTACATTCTTTTACGTAAGAAATCAATTACATCAGGATGTATCTAGTTTAGGATGGTTGCCTCTCATGTGTATCATGATATATTTGCTAGGTTTCTCTCTAGCCTTCGGTCCTATCCCTTGGCTCATGATGGGAGAAATATTGCCAGCAAAAATTAGAGGTAGCGCTGCTTCAATATGCACAGCATTTAATTGGTTGTGCACATTTGCCGTTACAAAATCGTTTCAGAATATTGTAGACGCTATTGAGGCATCGGGCACTTTCTGGCTGTTTGGATGTATATGTTTTGCAGGATTATTTTTCGTAGTAATCTGTGTACCAGAAACTCGAGGTAAAAGTCTcgaacaaattgaaaacaaaatgacAGGACGACGGAGTGTTAGGACACGTAGAATGAGCTCGATTGCTAACATTAAACCATTGCCTAATGGTTGTTAG
- the LOC115446757 gene encoding uncharacterized protein LOC115446757 — protein sequence MLWAAVLVVAALSDAQAQLTAQTSIAPELRECYIDPMLVNRNNLPPMTISILIDIIRKIEDNPNVNMDLRQLSALLLHTYRQDGVEFHRPETTLVSSSMVLPFAPTFHSFHRHRLLLTRLIPSNLQVLANNTVNSILKCTLHHMLSTTVDARLRGDESSCNQLSQYRALRSGRSPRSISDDVEIIDKSVLKSTGKNGQMNHFNPNDDVEFTSYDGVKSARQLLGDSQCPLLGGAVFSQWGAISAGHLIAGVAAGAQPQQVPVLELAKGSVLNYNNVQQTVTSLFPATLSGDLAEAVLIQGTDRGSSAISIGTAGNWNSTQPPRHYMLHSRTNVEMTDPEIRGDIDGFVLGSAVPSALGTFSTMRLSQYLDMFYSARNGVFNPVLRACNRRDLIQQYITSTNLASETFAFAAALDTNMPLRGTIIGGLEQLVNSAVNNFQSYTSNNLNDMSCVTTEAVSVDFRLRTNLYIVLDSMWEYNAVYPAISYLVDAIEVGKYGSSITLLNAFNGNAVVNTTFSPAEFHSNYTLAAHQNMLTGVNLLTTLTNIRVMMQARLGDESLVNYVGGNSTVVLFLLNSGPVQNNEQVFEQARLLNETVPDLRLIFATSTNQFDNLWNLVRDMHNDIRQVALSPGGINVEIAMSGIVERIQSVGRRIINPTCGSHFTGGPSGTRQFDDFVEPGYINFYSVSPNYFFTNNANSRIRIARSGAGTGSLIICHSRVVVHPRRNATIVGLEENAVICQTLASSGNVEISLQGACDPYWTIGQCPMLYLSVQSDTSGNAASSAVCTDPSVCRFPYNIRYQVQIEELLCFSGSGTIRASVIFMFAALFISIFRL from the exons GTACAGACAAGACGGCGTAGAATTCCATAGACCAGAAACCACCTTAGTGTCGTCTTCTATGGTGCTGCCTTTCGCACCCACGTTCCATTCATTCCATCGTCACAGGCTGCTGCTCACGAGACTTATTCCAAGCAACTTGCAAGTCTTAGCAAATAATACcgtaaattcaattttaaag TGTACCCTTCACCATATGTTGTCAACAACTGTGGATGCAAGACTCCGAGGTGATGAGAGCAGTTGCAACCAATTGTCGCAATATAGAGCACTGAGAAGTGGTAGATCTCCAAGATCAATAAGCGACGATGTTGAAATTATAGACAAATCTGTACT aaaatCTACTGGAAAGAATGGCCAGATGAACCATTTTAACCCCAACGATGACGTAGAATTTACCAGCTATGATGGAGTTAAGTCAGCACGTCAACTGCTTGGAGATAGCCAATGCCCGTTATTAGGCGGAGCTGTATTCTCTCAATGGGGGGCTATATCTGCCGGGCACCTCATAGCAGGTGTGGCAGCAGGCGCTCAGCCGCAACAAGTGCCTGTTTTAGAACTTGCCAAAGGTTCCGTTCTTAACTACAATAACGTACAACAAACAGTAACATCGCTGTTTCCAGCCACGCTCTCAG GTGACTTGGCTGAAGCAGTTCTTATTCAAGGAACGGACAGAGGAAGCTCGGCAATTTCTATTGGTACAGCGGGGAACTGGAATAGTACACAACCACCCAGACATTACATGCTTCACAGTAGAACGAATGTCGAAATGACAGATCCAGAAATCCGTGGTGATATTGACGGTTTCGTTCTAGGTAGTGCTGTTCCATCAGCTTTGGGAACATTCAGTACGATGAGACTTTCACAGTATCTGGATATGTTTTATTCAGCAAgg aATGGTGTATTTAATCCTGTTCTTAGAGCCTGTAATCGTCGAGATTTAATCCAGCAATATATAACGAGTACTAATTTAGCCAGTGAAACGTTCGCTTTTGCCGCAGCATTGGACACGAATATGCCCCTGAGGGGAACTATTATTGGGGGTTTGGAACAACTTGTGAATAGTGCAGTTAATAACTTCCAGTCTTATACCA GCAACAATCTCAATGACATGAGTTGTGTTACAACTGAAGCAGTAAGTGTTGATTTTCGCTTGAGAACAAATCTTTACATAGTGCTTGATTCAATGTGGGAATACAATGCCGTATATCCAGCTATATCTTACTTGGTGGACGCTATAGAAGTTGGAAAATACGGATCTAGTATAACATTGTTGAACGCATTTAACGGAAACGCTGTCGTCAACACTACATTTTCGCCTGCAGAGTTCCATTCAAACTACACATTGGCGGCTCATCAAAACA TGTTGACCGGTGTAAACTTGCTCACAACACTTACAAACATCAGGGTAATGATGCAAGCACGATTAGGAGACGAAAGTCTTGTTAATTATGTAGGCGGAAATTCCACTGTTGTGTTGTTTTTGCTTAATTCAGGACCCGTGCAAAACAATGAACAAGTATTTGAACAAGCACGCCTACTTAATGAAACTGTGCCTG atttaagGCTTATATTTGCGACATCCACTAATCAATTCGACAATTTGTGGAATTTAGTGCGTGACATGCACAATGACATCAGACAGGTAGCTTTATCACCTGGAGGCATAAATGTTGAAATAGCGATGAGTGGAATTGTGGAGAGAATACAATCAG TTGGAAGAAGAATTATAAATCCAACATGCGGATCGCATTTTACGGGGGGTCCATCTGGTACGCGACAGTTTGATGATTTTGTGGAACCTGGCTACATCAATTTTTATTCTGTTAGTCCCAATTACTTCTTTACCAACAACGCTAACAGCAGAATAAGAATTGCTCGCAGCGGCGCCGGCACAGGAAGCTTGATAATTTGCCATTCGCGCGTCGTTGTTCATCCAAg aCGCAATGCAACGATAGTAGGCCTTGAGGAAAATGCTGTTATTTGTCAGACCTTGGCATCCAGTGGTAACGTAGAAATTAGTTTACAAGGTGCCTGTGACCCATATTGGACAATAGGCCAGTGTCCTATGCTCTACCTATCTGTCCAGTCGGACACAAGTGGAAACGCGGCATCAAGCGCTGTATGCACAG ATCCTTCGGTGTGCAGATTTCCTTACAACATCCGGTACCAAGTGCAAATTGAAGAACTTTTATGCTTTAGTGGCTCAGGAACGATAAGAGCCagtgtaatatttatgtttgctgctctatttattagtatttttagatTGTAG
- the LOC115446770 gene encoding facilitated trehalose transporter Tret1 isoform X1, translating to MKILMRADTHYSIAVRSECEPKYTFSQVLAAVAVSMGSMIIGFSSAYTSPALETMQNSTVISVSKEQASWIGSLMPLAALAGGVIGGPLVDYMGRRMTILLIAPPFFIGWILIASARIVHMVLAGRALCGLCVGIGSLAFPVYLGETIQPEVRGTLGLFPTAIGNIGILICYLAGKYLDWSQLAYLGAALNIPFFVLMLIIPETPRWYISRGRTENARKALQWLRGKNAKIDTEMHEIALSDAETQSDDSNLRELFTMKYMKAILISLGLMTFQQLSGINAVIFYTVSIFHSSGSSVDENLSTIIVGVVNFVSTFIATALIDRTGRKVLLYISSVIMTITLIVLGTFFYVRNQLHQDVSSLGWLPLMCIMIYLLGFSLAFGPIPWLMMGEILPAKIRGSAASICTAFNWLCTFAVTKSFQNIVDAIEASGTFWLFGCICFAGLFFVVICVPETRGKSLEQIENKMTGRRSVRTRRMSSIANIKPLPNGC from the exons atgaaaattttgatGAGAGCTGACACTCATTACAGCATTGCGGTGAGGAGTGAATGTGAACCCAAGTACACATTTTCACAG GTATTAGCTGCTGTAGCCGTATCGATGGGTTCCATGATCATCGGCTTTTCTTCAGCTTACACTTCGCCAGCTCTTGAAACAATGCAAAACAGCACTGTCATATCAGTATCAAAAGAACAG GCAAGTTGGATAGGCAGCCTTATGCCTTTGGCCGCACTCGCTGGTGGTGTCATTGGAGGTCCCCTAGTAGACTACATGGGTCGTCGAATGACAATATTGCTCATCGCTCCACCGTTTTTTATTGGGTGGATATTAATTGCCTCGGCGAGGATAGTACACATGGTGCTTGCTGGACGTGCATTATGCGGATTGTGTGTCGGAATAGGATCGCTTGCATTCCCTGTATATCTTGGTGAAACAATACAACCTGAAGTCCGAGGTACTTTAGGGCTATTCCCGACGGCTATAGGTAATATCGGTATCCTAATTTGTTACTTGGCGGGTAAATATCTAGACTGGTCCCAACTTGCGTACTTGGGAGCTGCTTTGAATAttccattttttgttttaatgcttATAATACCGGAAACACCTCGTTGGTACATTTCCCGTGGCCGTACTGAAAATGCTCGTAAAGCATTACAATGGCTTAGAGGCAAAAATGCGAAAATTGATACTGAAATGCATGAGATTGCGTTATCAGATGCCGAAACCCAAAGTGATGATTCTAATCTAAGGGAACTGTTTACTATGAAATACATGAAAGCAATATTGATATCCCTCGGCCTAATGACATTTCAACAATTGTCAGGCATAAATGCAGTTATATTCTATACTGTTTCTATATTTCATTCATCTGGAAGCTCAGTTGACGAAAATTTATCAACTATAATAGTTGGTGTTGTTAACTTTGTATCTACTTTTATTGCTACTGCACTTATTGACAGGACTGGTCGCAAAGTATTATTGTACATTTCATCAGTAATAATGACGATCACTTTAATTGTTTTGGGTACATTCTTTTACGTAAGAAATCAATTACATCAGGATGTATCTAGTTTAGGATGGTTGCCTCTCATGTGTATCATGATATATTTGCTAGGTTTCTCTCTAGCCTTCGGTCCTATCCCTTGGCTCATGATGGGAGAAATATTGCCAGCAAAAATTAGAGGTAGCGCTGCTTCAATATGCACAGCATTTAATTGGTTGTGCACATTTGCCGTTACAAAATCGTTTCAGAATATTGTAGACGCTATTGAGGCATCGGGCACTTTCTGGCTGTTTGGATGTATATGTTTTGCAGGATTATTTTTCGTAGTAATCTGTGTACCAGAAACTCGAGGTAAAAGTCTcgaacaaattgaaaacaaaatgacAGGACGACGGAGTGTTAGGACACGTAGAATGAGCTCGATTGCTAACATTAAACCATTGCCTAATGGTTGTTAG